AACAATACGTGAAAAATGCctcaaaaataataaatacaaTGGTGAACAACGTTAAAAAAGCATAAAACAGCTGGCTATTTTGATCAGGATAACATCTATAAGTGCCATATTAAGGCAAGATATCAATTGACCATGCAAACACCTTCAGAAAATACCGACGTAAAGATGGATACTCTCGACGAACCCAGTGCACATTTAATCGAAGAGAATGTAGCTCTTCCCGAAGACACATTCAGTTCACATCTGAGTTATGTACTTTATGAAATTGCTCATTGTAAACCGATCATGTTTATGATCATCATAATCGTGAGTTTGATCTCATTGATTGTGCTTTTTCATGATAACGACGGGTGCACTGTGATCTTAGTGATGTCCCTTATAGTAGCCTCCATGGCTTTAATGGTGGTTGCAGCATTCACATTCGGGAAAGCGATCACTGAACAGGAGTTCATGATAAAGCTTTTAGTGGAGGTGATCGCACGCAAGCCTGCGGGGAAGGAATGGGGTACTGTCGCATATAATATGAACCAATATCTATTCATGAAGAGACTATGGTATACCCCGTACTATTTCTATAGCGGCAAGAAGTGCCATGAGTTCTTCACCACTCTTATCAAGGAAGTGAATTCTGGTTCGCACTCGGATTCCTCATCGAATAGTGCCGAGGATACACAATCACCTGTCTCAGCAGGGAAGACTTCAAATGGTCTAAACAACTTTTATAGTATTAGATCAGACCCTATTTTGATGGCATATGTTTTGAAGGCAACACAAATAGAAAAGGAGGCTCAAAGTGAATACTGGAGAAAGCAATATCCTGACGCTGATTTACCTTGAAGCGGAAGCATTTTATTCACCAAGTATActtacttttctttaaaacGAGAACAAGAATCGAATTCAAGAACATCTCGAAGCCAGAATTGAGCATCATATATTCGAGCTGTACAAACATCATGGCCTACAACTATCGTATTTGTAAGTTTTTTTAGAGGTTTTCATATTTGTTTAATAAGGGTTCTGTCAGTTTTTGTCACATTCTATTGTTGCGCTTCGCATAATGCAGCCAAGAAAATCCaaacaatagaaaaagaaaaaaaggatctCAAAAAGGGTTTGGTGTTGTAGTTATAAGAATAACTAGTGAATAAAAAAGCTGTTGTTTGGTCCGTATTACATTCGTCAAAAATTTAGTACTCAAATCGTGTATGCAATCGCAACcacaaaataaaaatattagaCTGGATGTGTTGAGTGGAGATGGTGCCAATTTAGTTGAGGGAAATGTGGTCCTTCCCAAAGACATGTTCAATTCGTACTTAAGTTATTCACTTTACGTGTTACGAGGGGGCTCATTGTAAGCCGATAATGATTATGTTCCTGGCATCTGTAATTTTGATTTCACTGACTAATTTCCGAGTATACCATCTCATGTCCCTTCTATcctcttttttcatctcCGGGACAGACCGACAATAAAGCATCTAATATTAGGCTTTCGTTAGAGGTAAGCACACGCCAGCGTTCGGTGAAAGGGGAATGAAACATTATCACGTACAAGATGAATAAATATCTATTTGACCATAAAATATGGAGTACTCCTTACTACTTTTATTGCGAAGAAGATTGCCACCGTCTTTTT
This genomic window from Saccharomyces cerevisiae S288C chromosome I, complete sequence contains:
- the KTD1 gene encoding DUP240 family protein (Killer toxin defense factor; key polymorphic factor in the defense against K28 toxin; localizes mainly to vacuolar membrane; most likely acts against K28 during its trafficking after endocytosis; member of DUP240 gene family) yields the protein MQTPSENTDVKMDTLDEPSAHLIEENVALPEDTFSSHLSYVLYEIAHCKPIMFMIIIIVSLISLIVLFHDNDGCTVILVMSLIVASMALMVVAAFTFGKAITEQEFMIKLLVEVIARKPAGKEWGTVAYNMNQYLFMKRLWYTPYYFYSGKKCHEFFTTLIKEVNSGSHSDSSSNSAEDTQSPVSAGKTSNGLNNFYSIRSDPILMAYVLKATQIEKEAQSEYWRKQYPDADLP